DNA from Pelodiscus sinensis isolate JC-2024 chromosome 1, ASM4963464v1, whole genome shotgun sequence:
CACCTCAGAGAAGGAATTTTTGTCTCCAGTTGACCAGGCACAGTACGATTATCGGTAATGAGACTGAAAGGCTGCAAACCAGTCAGACAATGCCATTCAAACTAGAATACTGCAGCCTTCACATGGGCCAGTGAACAAGATGCACCAAAGCCACAACCTCTGTTATACCACACACAGTGCTTGTTAGCAAAGCCAGCCCCACTCCAATGCCATTAGGAGACAAATTACACTGtcttcctccccactcctgccaggcCTGCTGGGCCCAGAGCCACATCCTCACAGCAGGCTCCTTGTCAGTCTGTAGCAGCTCCCGTGACAGACCTGGGGCGGAGGGAGCCCATCTGGTGAAAAGAGCGGTGAGGCTGGTCCAGTGAGGGATAGAagatggggaggagagaggtgagTGAGAGAGCTGGGGATATGGGgggaaatttcagaacagaagtggaGACTTGAGGGATGTAATGGGTAAGGAGGTAGAAATTTGGGGGAGAAAGTGGGGCAGGGGGCTTTTCTTTGAGGTAATAGAAACGGAGGTCTCAAGGATCCTATTACCAGAAGTTAGTGAGGTGACGAACTCTATGAATTGATGGGTTTTGCTCAGAACAATTCACCAGTTTCAGTCACTGACAGAGCAAAATAAGAACAGGACAGGATGTAATGACTCTCTGACGGCCCAGTAAGTGATTCAGGGAAGAGGGCCCAGCACCATGTCACCAGTCAGCTCTGCACAGACATTGTAGAGGCCTGCTCAGgtgcctttttgaaaaaaaaggtgCAGCAACCTGTCCCGGATCTGCTTGGTCCTCatcccatagatgatggggttaaGCATGGCAGGCATCAAGTAGTACACGTTGTTAATGAGAGAATGGAAATGCTGAGGCATCTTCTGGTCAAATCGGGatgtgagggagaggaagagacctGGGATGTAAAACACTATAATGGAACAGAGGTGGGAGATGCAGGTCCCAAAGGttttgagccgggcgtcctttgtggggaggttgaagatggccctgagaaTCTGGGTGTAGGATGCAACAATAAAAATCACATCCAGACCCAACACACAGAATAGCACAAAGAGGCCATAGTAACTACTGGCACGGGTGTCACCACAGGCCACCTTCACCACGGCGATGTGGACACAGTACGGTTGGGGGATGATATTGGTCCTGCAGTATGACCACTGCCTCGCCAGCAGGACCATGGGCAGTACAATCACGCTGCTGCGCAATGACATGGCCAGACCAATCTTGCCCACCACTGGGTTTGTCAcaatggtggaatgtctcaggggatggcagatggccacatagcgatcCAATGCCATAGACACGAAAATCCCAGACTCCATCACTGAGAAACAGTGAAAGACATAGAGCTGAGTGAGGCAAGCACTGAAATTGATTTCCCTgcaattgaaccagaagatgctcagcattttgggcaggatTGATGTAGACAGGACCAGGTCACTTACAGCCAACATGCAGACAAAATAGTACATGGGTTCATGGAGGCTCGACTCCATCTTCACTATGAACAGGATGGTTAAGTTCCCCAGGATGGCTATAATGTACATaatgcagaaggggatggcgatccagacatgggctgtctccaggccaggtaagcccagcaggatgaaggtggaggggttggtgaagtcggtGGTATTGGAATCTGTCATGGAGCAGGGGAGGTGTCCAAATCCCAGGCAGAACGGTGTCTCCTGCATGTACCATACGTTCTCCTGATTTCTTCTTCTGTGCTTGGGGTCTAGGATGATGGTCACAGGACAAATACCTGGAAGAAGATACAACAGTCATAGAAGACACAACATGCACCATTGATAGCTATTGTCATGGCTGAAACAGATTGGTCTCTTCACACACTGAAATGTAACATTTTCATTATTAGGAAAATTATTAATGAAAAATCTGGAAAACTTTAATAGGcacaataagtagtcctgtggcaccttaggccgtgtccagactcagggtttttttcgggaaaagtagccttttcccgaaaaaacttcccctgcgtccagactcaagccgcgttctttcgaaattatttcgaaagaacgcggcttttctttcgatggcggtaaacctcaatttacgaggaagaacgccttctttcgaaagtccctctttcgaaagaagacgttcttcaatgtaaagaggccgtcttcgaaagagagcatccagactcgctgggtgctctctttcgaaaaagcggatttctcttttgaaagatccgcctggtgtctagacgcgatcttttgaaagaggctctttcgaaagatgctttcgaaagagcctctttcgaaagaagcctgcagtctagacatagccttagtgagcaACACAAacatatagtattatgagcttttggaGGCATAACCCACTTTATCAGttgatgagctggagaggaataacagaaaacAAGTATTTCATAACAGAAAAAAAGGTACTTGTCAATTGCAggaccggtgctaatgaggctaattaagtgagcTGGAAGTGTCCAATACTTAGCtgttgatgtaaaaaaaaaaaggtgttaaaGACAGAGAAGTCTTGCCTTATGTGATATCCAGTCAATGTCTTTggtcaagcccagggaaacagtctTGAATTTGCAGATAATGGTTAATTCTGCACTCTCCTTGTAACTGTCgggtaaaattcctttgtagaagaatggctcttTTTGGCTCCtgattgagtgcccaggcaaggtGAAATGTTCCACTTCAGGTCTCTGTgttttaccatttctgatgtctgatttttgGCCACTTatcctttgtcgcagagactgtccggtcgggccaatatccatggcagaggggcattgctgacacttaatggcacagatcacattagaggatgtgcagttgtatgagcccctgatgtggtgACTGATGTGGTTAGGGCCTTTGATGGTGTTGTGTATCTAAACGTGGACAGAGTTGACAGagaggtttattgcaggggtaggttcctgggtgtgTGTATATGAGGTGTTATGTGACAAAGGAtataggggtaaactgaggcagtccatggtatcttgctgagaactgagaactcaaatcctaaatcTTTCAGGCCAGGCGTGAGAAGCACACAGACAGTAGCTAccgtgaccctggttcccctggcaaccacattccatcAGGCCctctgataaggcctggctggtaCCGCGGTTTCTCTCACTGTCTCCTATAATTTCAGATAAATAAACCTGGATCCCAAGGACTCTGCCAACGCAAGGAAGTAGTCATCTCACAGTAGACACATCACAATTTCAGCAAAACAAGTTACCATCAACATGTCCATTTTGTGtatgttggctcatttagcttgttagAAATAACTACCTgcattagtgataacatgtttggCAATGGGCGGGGATCCTGTGTAACCTTGTAgtccattggcttatgtgcacaTAATGTTTCCACCACCAGACCTACCAAAGTATGACATGATGattgagggggagggatagctcagtggtttgagcattagcctgctaaattGAGGgatgtgagttcaatccttgcaggaTCAAAAACTTGTCAGGGAGGGTCTTgatgtgaaggcaggagactggacttaaaagatcccttccagttctaggagataggcaatagccatcacatttttttttaaatcacttctcctccacccatctgctgcctatataatctaatgtatgttttgattTAACtagtgctcaccaggttaacccctgggtggtactccaccagctgtgtgaaccaataaatcctctgcttgttttcacctgcacccagtgtgtccggaATTCTTCCCTACAAAGGGGGAGCTGTAGTCATCATGACTGGGTCCAGTTATGAACAGAAGGCTGCAAGATGATTCACCAATAGCACATTCTACATGCCTTGTTTTTCTGATCCCATtgaggaataccaaaagaaactatacCATCTTCTTAGAGAACTCCTAGTTACTGCTTGGGATCAAACGCACCCCACATCCATAAGCCTGGAAATactggacgtcccatcatctcagtCATTGGCATCCCTACAGaaggattatccagctatgttaACTCTCTCCTGTGACTCCgtaccccccttccctccacacacacataccatgGACATGGACTTACGGACACAAATAGACCTAACTCAAAGATGCTGTGAACCATTTGCTTCATGTAACCTAttaatcttcatgtcataatccactgaatttgtgtattttattttggcGAATGTATCATTCTTCTGTGTAAAGTTAGATCTATGgggtatggaatgctttatgggTTTAAAAGtgcaaatgtgtgtgtatatgagaCGTTATGTGCCAAAGGGGGAGCTGTAGTCATCATGACGAGGTCAAATTATGAACAGGAGGCCTCCAGATGACTCACTGACACTACATTCTACAGGCCTCcttcctctgatcccactgaggATCAAGTCTACACAGACAATGTCccactaccccccccccacacacatccggAAATGTGGGAAGTCCAATTATCTCAGGCATCAGCATccttacagcaggattatccagctatgttaACTCTCTCCTGTGACTCCTCCATCCCGCCATGCTTTGTGACATAGACTTACGGACACAAATAGACCTAACTTTGGACAATTTGCtccatgtaacccatcaatcttcatgccATAATCTCCTGGGTCTGTCTATTTTATTTTGGTGAATGTATTTGGTGAAGTTAGATCTATGGATTTAAAAGTGCAAAggcaagccatcaagggtgtttccctcaaaGTCTGGTCCACTGCACACAGCCTGTTTTGTCCTTTCAGTCTTAGCAAGGGTTGGTCACAGGCAGTCATGTGACCTCCCTCACTTGTAGGGACTGGCCAGGTGATTTCCTATCTCAGGGTGGAAAGTACAAACAGAAATCCTACCCAAAGTAGAGTTTATAAAACAACAGGAAACTAGCAGGGCTTTGTTTTTGGTTGGCTGGACACACccgagggaaggaaccaaacacCTCAGGGTGagggacagccctggtttggaaggcttTGCTGGAACAGAAACAGTGTTAAGGTGCGTTTGTAATAAATTTGTAGTGTGGTTTCAGTGTTACagttagctaagcattttctgttattttaaatttgtaatctactttgctctgtctCTTcccacttattaccacttaaatcctacggCTTGTACTTAataatatcccgaaatagcacagcagtgtagacgtaggcttaCTCTACTTAGACTAAAAGACGACATtgtcatcatatggacccatgagTAGAAGACTTTTGAAGAATTctacagagatttcaacaacttccaccccaccatcaactttagcctggaccagttcacagaagagatccacttccttgacactacagtacaaggACATGAAGGCCACATTAACACCACCCTCTACcagtaacctagggtatgtctacactaccctcctagtttgaactaggagggtaatgtatgcataccgcacttgctaatgaagcctgggatttgaatatcccgggcttcattagcataagcggggagctgccatttttaaatccccgctgcttcgaaccccgtgcagcgcggctacacggggctcgaactaggtagttcggactagggtgcctattccgaactaccggtacacctcgtttcacgaggagtaacggtagttcggaataggaacctagtccgaactacctagttcgagccccgtgtagccgcgctgcacggggttcgaagcagccgggatttaaaaatggcggctccccgcttatgctaatgaagcccgggaaattcaaatcccgggcttcattagcaagtgcggtatgcatacattaccccgctagttcgaactagcggggtagtgtagacatacccctactgaccACTATTTACCTACATACCTCCAGcctccatccaggacacatcacaccaTCAACTGTTTACAGCCAAgacctaagatacaaccggatttgttCCATTCCCACAGACAGAGTCAAACATCTACaggatctttatcaggcattcttaaaaatgaaatatcCACCCAAGGAAGTGcagaaacagactgacagagccaaacGAGTAAGAAGGAATCTACTTCTTCAAGACTGgcaaaacaaggaaaataacagaacactacCTTTTATCACCTACCGACCCCAGCTAAAACACCTCCAGCACGTCACTGACAACCTATGATCTATCCttgaaaacaatccctcactctcacaggccttgggagtcaGGCCAATCCTTCCCTACATAcaacccccccaacctgaagTAAATTCTTTCCaacagccacacatcacaccacaGACACACTCACTTAAGAACCTCTGTctgcaacaaaccccactgccaactctgtccacgcaTCAATGCAAATGACACCATGACAGgccctaaccacataagccaccacatcagaggctcatacaattgCAAACCCTCGAATGTGATCTATGTcgtcaagtgccagcaatgcccctctgccatggatgtGAGCCAAATGGGACAGTCTCTgagacaaaggataaatggacacaagtcagacatcagaaatgggaacacacagaaacctgcaaagggaacattttaacctgcctgggcactcactcaTGGATTGAAAaggagccattcttctacaaaggaatttcatcaGCCAGTTTAAGGGAGAATGCAGAACTGACCTTTACCTGCAAATATGACACTGTAttcctgggcttgaacaaagacattaactggttgtcACATTACAtagccagcctcccctgcctttAAGACCTTATTTTTACATCAatagctaagtatgggacactttcaGCCTGCTTCATTAGCCTCGTTAGCACCGGTCCTGCAATTGACAGGGTTTTTATTTCTGCTGtaaaatactggatattttattattcctctccagctcatcgtgtgatgaagtgggttttgcccatgaaaactcatgatacttaAGTCtgtaaggagccacaggactatgcactctttttaaagttacagactaacaatgGCTTACCCTTGGAGACTTTTAAATAAGCAATAGCAGGAAGAATGAGTTGGGACACATGTTACCCATCTCTGTTCCTTAATTCATTGAAAGTCAGGCTAGAGCTTCTGTGCAGTAAGGAATCCTCGTTCAGCTGGTTGCTCAAAATTTGGGAATGGGAAAAAATTCAAACCTTTTCAAAACATGTGCCAGAAGGAGCCACCCCCATTGGCACAGACCGCAGTGAAAAGCCCTGGGGATCATAGCTAGCAACTGCACAGAAATACCTGCTCAGGCACAGCCATGGCCAAAGCCAGGACAATCTTAGGATGCCAAGGAATGGCATGGAGAAGAACTTACTCAGGACATGTGCTCAGTTTTTGTCACTCAGTCTTTGGAAAGGACACAGCTGATGTAAAGGCGGCTGCTAAGACAGGCTACAAGAAATGTGGGAGGCTGCCCTTTGGGGACAGACTGAAAAGTCAGGGACTATTAAGTTTAGGAAGGAGACAAACAAGGGGAATATGAGACAGGAGAGGATAATAGAAAATCCAAATGAATgcccctcacctctcccaccacaCCATCAACAGCAGTCTCCATGCTCAGAGCCGAGGCAGGGGTGGGCACTGTTTATAAGGCAGCTCTGTGCCATCCCCTGGGGGCATCACTAAGCACCTAGAGGTGAAGCATCATCTGGATGTAAGCAGGCTGGACACTGGAAACTCTCTAGCCAACGTCTGTTTCCATTTCCGCGTCTCCGTGCTCAGGTGTATCAGTAAACAGTAATTAAGGGATATTCCCAGAGGGAGACGAGAAGATTCAGGCTCCCTGCTGAGTCCGagaggaattggctgctctgtgtgtttgtgtgtattttaCAATCCGTGTTGATTTAGAGACCTGGAGACAGTGACCAAAACGAGAGATGAACACTTCCTGCAGTGAGTCGTGGCTGTCAAAAAGGGGTCAGAGATCTGCAATCGTCACCAGTAACTAGCATCATCCAGGTTGAATCTCCTCAATCCTCCGTCCTTCCCCACTTTCCTATCAGATCTTTCATTGTGTTTGCAGATTCCACATTCCTCACACCAGCACCCCTTATGGTTTCTGGAAATAGATTAGTGGGGGAGCCCCACActctgggtcagagggaggctgccccaccTCTCTACATCTCTGGTCATCACCCCAGTAAGGGAGTTACCTGGCAACCACAGCCCGTGGCCCTGGCCGgccatgcagagctgcagccaatcagggtctttGTCCTGCAACCAGGACAATCAGCAGTTACGAGTCCAGTCCATTGGTCAGGGCAGGGCACCAACGAATCGCTGGTTCAGGCCTGTGTCCAGGGCCGAGCATCCAACAGCCAGTTCTGGGACCCAGGCCCTCAGTCAGGGTGGGCAGTGAAGTGTCTAGGGCTCAGGGCTGTTGCCAGAGTCGACCTGTGAATAGTTATTAGTACCAAGGCCTTGGTCAGGGGAAGGTCTGTAGCCAAGGCCTCTAGTCAGAGCTGAATCTGACATTACAAGCACCAGGctttagtcaggatgggcagtaAAGGGCTGAGATGTGAGGCTGTTGGGCATCCTAGCTCCAGTGGATGTCTAACAGTCATAGCCTGCTTGGACTAGAGATCTGGGACAGCTTGACAATTGTTAGGGTGATGGGGTAAAAGTGCATGGTCCTTCTCAATTGCACCACACCAgttgtgttggaatctgacatggagcagaggaggtAGAACGATGTCTCCTGCATGTGGCTGTCACAAAGCGAAACTATTGTTTGCTGCACCTTGGTCATTTCCTGCCCTACTCTTCGTGGGTACCTGGATTCATAGGGGGTCCTCTGCTTCCATTGGGTGGATATCCACTGCAGTGTCCACTGGTATTTTTCATGgtatttagttattttaaatcATCATGGTCAATGATCAATTTGAAAGTGGCCGGAGAAGACAGGGTCTAATGGCACACATAGCCCATTTAAGAGAGATAAACGCAACAGGAACAAGTCCCTGGGACCAGAtgtcattcacccaagagttcttaAAGAACTCAACTGTGAAGCTGAGAAACTAGTCACTGTcctttgtaacctatcctttacattcgtttctgtacctaatgatgAGAAGATAGCTAACGAGACGCCAATAATTAAAAAGGGCTGTGGAGGTGAACCTGGcaaagcgaagagtgagggggaattgatagcagccttaaacttcctgaagggatgttccaaagaggatggagaaaggctgctctcagtagtgacagatggcagaacaaggagcaatggtctcaagttgtggtgggagaagtccaggttggatattaagaaaaactatttccctaggagggtggtgaagcactggaatgggttccctagggaggtggtggagtctccatctctagaggtgtttaagtctcagcttgacaaagccctggctgggttgattaagttgggattggtcctgcctagagcagtgggctggattgatgaccttctgaggtctcttccagttctctggttctatgattctatgattacagaCTGGTGAGTCCAATGTCAGtactggacattagggaaaagttcctaattgtcagggtggttaaatactggaacaaatttcccaaggaagttgtgaaatctccatctctggagatatttaagagtaggttagataaatatctgtcagggatggtctagacagtatttggtcctgccatgagagcaggggactggactcgatgacctctcaaggtcccttccagtcctagtattctatgattctatgagtatgTGACGTTGTTCCAGGAACAAGGATTTCTAGGAAGAGAGGAAcatcagtagtgacagatggcagaacaaggagcaatggtctcaagttgtggtgggagaagtccaggttggatattaagaaaaactatttccctaggagggtggtaaagcactggaatgagttccctagggaggttcCCTAGGGAGAACTGTGTCCcggttctgggcgccacatttcaagaaagatgtggagaaattggaaagggtacagagaagagcgacaagaatgattaaaggtttagagaacatgacctatgaagccaggcttcatgaactgggcttgtttagtttggaaaaaagaagattaaggggggacatgatagcggttttcaaatatctaaaaggatgtcacaaggaggaaggagaaaatttgttcctcttggatactgaggacaggacaaggagtaatgggcttaaagtgcagcaggggaggtttagattggacattaggaaaaaattcctaactgtcagggtggtcaaatattggaataaattgccaagggaggtggtggaatctccctctctggagatatttaagaacaggttagatagacatctgtcagggat
Protein-coding regions in this window:
- the LOC102457991 gene encoding olfactory receptor 52M1-like, which encodes MTDSNTTDFTNPSTFILLGLPGLETAHVWIAIPFCIMYIIAILGNLTILFIVKMESSLHEPMYYFVCMLAVSDLVLSTSILPKMLSIFWFNCREINFSACLTQLYVFHCFSVMESGIFVSMALDRYVAICHPLRHSTIVTNPVVGKIGLAMSLRSSVIVLPMVLLARQWSYCRTNIIPQPYCVHIAVVKVACGDTRASSYYGLFVLFCVLGLDVIFIVASYTQILRAIFNLPTKDARLKTFGTCISHLCSIIVFYIPGLFLSLTSRFDQKMPQHFHSLINNVYYLMPAMLNPIIYGMRTKQIRDRLLHLFFQKGT